A segment of the Streptomyces diastaticus subsp. diastaticus genome:
GCTCATGCCCCCTCCTTCACCTGTGCGTCCCCGGCCCGCGGACGCGGGTCACCGGTCGTGATGTACGTGGCTGCCAGCTCGCGGATGCGGGCGGTGACGGCCTCGGGCGCCTCGATCGGCGTCATGTGGCCCTGGCCGGTGAGCTCGGTCAGCCCGAGTCCGGCGGGCAGCGCCGCGGCGAGGGCGCGGGCGTGCGCCGGCGGAGTGAGCCGGTCGGCGGTGCCGACCAGTACGGCGGTCGGCGCGGTCAGCGCCCGCACGCCCGCCCACAGGTCCAGCTCCTCCAGCACCTTCGACCAGCCGATCCGGGCGCGGCGCGGGCAGGCGTGCACGATGCGGGCGCAGGCGTCCACCCGGTCCGGCGCCGAACCGGGGCCCATGGTCCCGTACTTGAGGACCTTCCGGGAGAGCGGCGTGACCGGACCGAGGGGGGCGCGGGCGCCCAGCACCCTGGCGGTCAGCCAGGTCCTGGCCCTCCCCGGCTTCAGCGGCAGCACGGTGGCCTCGGCGACCAGGTCGGCGGGGCCGGTGGAGCAGAGCAGCACGGCGGCGGCACGCTCGCGGAAGCCGGGGCGCCCGGCGGCGGCCATCAGCGTCATGCCGCCCATCGA
Coding sequences within it:
- a CDS encoding alpha/beta fold hydrolase, coding for MSPRLAAAPRRELTVVSADGSRLHVEVHGPEGAPAIVLAHGWTCSTRFWAAQIAGLARDHRVIAYDQRGHGASPVPATYAAYSTRALADDLEAVAAATLAPGEQAVFAGHSMGGMTLMAAAGRPGFRERAAAVLLCSTGPADLVAEATVLPLKPGRARTWLTARVLGARAPLGPVTPLSRKVLKYGTMGPGSAPDRVDACARIVHACPRRARIGWSKVLEELDLWAGVRALTAPTAVLVGTADRLTPPAHARALAAALPAGLGLTELTGQGHMTPIEAPEAVTARIRELAATYITTGDPRPRAGDAQVKEGA